One Archocentrus centrarchus isolate MPI-CPG fArcCen1 chromosome 10, fArcCen1, whole genome shotgun sequence genomic region harbors:
- the elf2a gene encoding ETS-related transcription factor Elf-2a isoform X1 codes for MTSVVVSDGGGNIVEYVTVVEEPQQQPAEEEEEEVVQQEVEAVIMEEDVEGEEGVVLQEEGCPAVIVEEVPSAQVEECYSAQVLVYDDETYLMQDVAEEQEVVTEVAETVEMSGHDMVCFDKTFEAAEALLHMESPGGMHSERSTADDVMMETVVEVSTECGPIEEETFPIPPDCEPVAKKKRGGGRKPKTHQPSSNGSFDLGIKKRPREGKGNTTYLWEFLLELLQDKNTCPRYIKWMQREKGIFKLVDSKAVSKLWGKHKNKPDMNYETMGRALRYYYQRGILAKVEGQRLAYQFKDMPKNIRVIDDDEEAEMVEDSETMVSSQHPARQQGQISLGTNSPAATQPQQTYVTVIPSNATTRPIRAMPVVMTNSLGQVTLNSPPILTTTTGVPVTVASTSTSTAPKLVIQALPTMLPAGSKAGEKITIITIPANQLATLMQANPSGQVTQLIQAKPITTQLAQATVKPQLILAKPAAVAQALPQLSVQVGQPQSAPTETPIQPQKLSTSQPEAALSEVPAEALPPSSSPAASVEKPSS; via the exons ATGACCTCTGTGGTGGTGTCAGATGGTGGAGGGAATATAGTGGAGTATGTCACTGTGGTGGAGGAGCCCCAGCAG CAGcctgctgaggaggaggaggaagaagttGTTCAGCAGGAAGTGGAGGCAGTGATTATGGAGGAAGATGTAgaaggggaggagggggtggtgCTGCAGGAAGAAGGCTGTCCCGCAGTGATTGTAGAGGAGGTGCCCAGCGCTCAGGTGGAAGAGTGCTACTCGGCTCAGGTGCTGGTCTACGATGATGAGACATACCTGATGCAGGATGTGGCCGAGGAGCAGGAGGTTGTGACAGAGGTGGCTGAGACTG TGGAGATGTCAGGTCACGACATGGTGTGCTTTGACAAAACGTTTGAAGCAGCTGAAGCTCTCCTGCACATGGAGTCTCCTGGAGGAATGCACAGTGAACGCAGCACAG CAGATGATGTGATGATGGAAACGGTGGTGGAGGTGTCTACAGAGTGTGGACCCATAGAGGAAGAGACCTTCCCCATCCCTCCTGACTGTGAACCTGTAGccaagaagaagagaggag gtgGACGTAAGCCCAAGACACACCAGCCTTCTTCCAATGGCTCCTTCGATCTGGGCATCAAGAAGAGGCCGAGGGAGGGTAAAG GTAACACCACCTACCTGTGGGAGtttctgctggagctgctgcaggataAAAACACCTGTCCCAGATACATCAAGTGGATGCAGAGAGAGAAGGGCATCTTCAAACTGGTCGACTCCAAGGCCGTGTCCAAACTgtgggggaaacacaaaaacaagcctGACATGAACTACGAGACTATGGGCCGGGCCCTGAG GTATTACTACCAGCGTGGCATCCTCGCCAAAGTGGAGGGTCAGCGGCTGGCCTaccagttcaaagacatgcccAAAAACATACGAGTGATCGACGATGATGAGGAGGCCGAGATGGTGGAGGACAGCGAGACCATGGTGTCCAGTCAGCACCCGGCTCGCCAGCAGGGCCAGATCAGCCTGGGCACCAATTCCCCTGCCGCCACCCAGCCTCAGCAGACATATGTGACTGTCATCCCCAGCAACGCCACTACCAG GCCTATCCGAGCCATGCCAGTGGTCATGACCAACTCATTAGGTCAAGTGACATTAAACTCTCCACCCATCCTCACCACTACCACCGGCGTCCCAGTGACTGTAGCGAGCACCTCCACCAGCACTGCCCCCAAACTGGTGATCCAGGCACTGCCCACCATGCTGCCTGCTGGCTCCAAAGCAGGAGAGAAGATCACCATCATCACAATCCCAGCCAACCAGCTGGCCACACTCATGCAGGCCAACCCATCAGGCCAGGTCACGCAGCTCATCCAGGCTAAACCTATCACCACACAGCTAGCGCAGGCCACCGTCAAACCGCAGCTCATCCTGGCCAAACCGGCTGCAGTGGCCCAGGCGCTGCCACAGCTCTCTGTCCAGGTGGGCCAGCCTCAGTCTGCCCCTACCGAAACCCCCATCCAGCCCCAAAAGCTTTCCACCAGTCAGCCAGAAGCAGCACTATCAGAGGTGCCAGCAGAGGCTCTGCCCCCCTCCAGCTCGCCAGCGGCATCAGTGGAAAAACCATCGTCCTGA
- the elf2a gene encoding ETS-related transcription factor Elf-2a isoform X3, translated as MTSVVVSDGGGNIVEYVTVVEEPQQQPAEEEEEEVVQQEVEAVIMEEDVEGEEGVVLQEEGCPAVIVEEVPSAQVEECYSAQVLVYDDETYLMQDVAEEQEVVTEVAETVEMSGHDMVCFDKTFEAAEALLHMESPGGMHSERSTDDVMMETVVEVSTECGPIEEETFPIPPDCEPVAKKKRGGGRKPKTHQPSSNGSFDLGIKKRPREGKGNTTYLWEFLLELLQDKNTCPRYIKWMQREKGIFKLVDSKAVSKLWGKHKNKPDMNYETMGRALRYYYQRGILAKVEGQRLAYQFKDMPKNIRVIDDDEEAEMVEDSETMVSSQHPARQQGQISLGTNSPAATQPQQTYVTVIPSNATTRPIRAMPVVMTNSLGQVTLNSPPILTTTTGVPVTVASTSTSTAPKLVIQALPTMLPAGSKAGEKITIITIPANQLATLMQANPSGQVTQLIQAKPITTQLAQATVKPQLILAKPAAVAQALPQLSVQVGQPQSAPTETPIQPQKLSTSQPEAALSEVPAEALPPSSSPAASVEKPSS; from the exons ATGACCTCTGTGGTGGTGTCAGATGGTGGAGGGAATATAGTGGAGTATGTCACTGTGGTGGAGGAGCCCCAGCAG CAGcctgctgaggaggaggaggaagaagttGTTCAGCAGGAAGTGGAGGCAGTGATTATGGAGGAAGATGTAgaaggggaggagggggtggtgCTGCAGGAAGAAGGCTGTCCCGCAGTGATTGTAGAGGAGGTGCCCAGCGCTCAGGTGGAAGAGTGCTACTCGGCTCAGGTGCTGGTCTACGATGATGAGACATACCTGATGCAGGATGTGGCCGAGGAGCAGGAGGTTGTGACAGAGGTGGCTGAGACTG TGGAGATGTCAGGTCACGACATGGTGTGCTTTGACAAAACGTTTGAAGCAGCTGAAGCTCTCCTGCACATGGAGTCTCCTGGAGGAATGCACAGTGAACGCAGCACAG ATGATGTGATGATGGAAACGGTGGTGGAGGTGTCTACAGAGTGTGGACCCATAGAGGAAGAGACCTTCCCCATCCCTCCTGACTGTGAACCTGTAGccaagaagaagagaggag gtgGACGTAAGCCCAAGACACACCAGCCTTCTTCCAATGGCTCCTTCGATCTGGGCATCAAGAAGAGGCCGAGGGAGGGTAAAG GTAACACCACCTACCTGTGGGAGtttctgctggagctgctgcaggataAAAACACCTGTCCCAGATACATCAAGTGGATGCAGAGAGAGAAGGGCATCTTCAAACTGGTCGACTCCAAGGCCGTGTCCAAACTgtgggggaaacacaaaaacaagcctGACATGAACTACGAGACTATGGGCCGGGCCCTGAG GTATTACTACCAGCGTGGCATCCTCGCCAAAGTGGAGGGTCAGCGGCTGGCCTaccagttcaaagacatgcccAAAAACATACGAGTGATCGACGATGATGAGGAGGCCGAGATGGTGGAGGACAGCGAGACCATGGTGTCCAGTCAGCACCCGGCTCGCCAGCAGGGCCAGATCAGCCTGGGCACCAATTCCCCTGCCGCCACCCAGCCTCAGCAGACATATGTGACTGTCATCCCCAGCAACGCCACTACCAG GCCTATCCGAGCCATGCCAGTGGTCATGACCAACTCATTAGGTCAAGTGACATTAAACTCTCCACCCATCCTCACCACTACCACCGGCGTCCCAGTGACTGTAGCGAGCACCTCCACCAGCACTGCCCCCAAACTGGTGATCCAGGCACTGCCCACCATGCTGCCTGCTGGCTCCAAAGCAGGAGAGAAGATCACCATCATCACAATCCCAGCCAACCAGCTGGCCACACTCATGCAGGCCAACCCATCAGGCCAGGTCACGCAGCTCATCCAGGCTAAACCTATCACCACACAGCTAGCGCAGGCCACCGTCAAACCGCAGCTCATCCTGGCCAAACCGGCTGCAGTGGCCCAGGCGCTGCCACAGCTCTCTGTCCAGGTGGGCCAGCCTCAGTCTGCCCCTACCGAAACCCCCATCCAGCCCCAAAAGCTTTCCACCAGTCAGCCAGAAGCAGCACTATCAGAGGTGCCAGCAGAGGCTCTGCCCCCCTCCAGCTCGCCAGCGGCATCAGTGGAAAAACCATCGTCCTGA
- the elf2a gene encoding ETS-related transcription factor Elf-2a isoform X2 codes for MTSVVVSDGGGNIVEYVTVVEEPQQPAEEEEEEVVQQEVEAVIMEEDVEGEEGVVLQEEGCPAVIVEEVPSAQVEECYSAQVLVYDDETYLMQDVAEEQEVVTEVAETVEMSGHDMVCFDKTFEAAEALLHMESPGGMHSERSTADDVMMETVVEVSTECGPIEEETFPIPPDCEPVAKKKRGGGRKPKTHQPSSNGSFDLGIKKRPREGKGNTTYLWEFLLELLQDKNTCPRYIKWMQREKGIFKLVDSKAVSKLWGKHKNKPDMNYETMGRALRYYYQRGILAKVEGQRLAYQFKDMPKNIRVIDDDEEAEMVEDSETMVSSQHPARQQGQISLGTNSPAATQPQQTYVTVIPSNATTRPIRAMPVVMTNSLGQVTLNSPPILTTTTGVPVTVASTSTSTAPKLVIQALPTMLPAGSKAGEKITIITIPANQLATLMQANPSGQVTQLIQAKPITTQLAQATVKPQLILAKPAAVAQALPQLSVQVGQPQSAPTETPIQPQKLSTSQPEAALSEVPAEALPPSSSPAASVEKPSS; via the exons ATGACCTCTGTGGTGGTGTCAGATGGTGGAGGGAATATAGTGGAGTATGTCACTGTGGTGGAGGAGCCCCAGCAG cctgctgaggaggaggaggaagaagttGTTCAGCAGGAAGTGGAGGCAGTGATTATGGAGGAAGATGTAgaaggggaggagggggtggtgCTGCAGGAAGAAGGCTGTCCCGCAGTGATTGTAGAGGAGGTGCCCAGCGCTCAGGTGGAAGAGTGCTACTCGGCTCAGGTGCTGGTCTACGATGATGAGACATACCTGATGCAGGATGTGGCCGAGGAGCAGGAGGTTGTGACAGAGGTGGCTGAGACTG TGGAGATGTCAGGTCACGACATGGTGTGCTTTGACAAAACGTTTGAAGCAGCTGAAGCTCTCCTGCACATGGAGTCTCCTGGAGGAATGCACAGTGAACGCAGCACAG CAGATGATGTGATGATGGAAACGGTGGTGGAGGTGTCTACAGAGTGTGGACCCATAGAGGAAGAGACCTTCCCCATCCCTCCTGACTGTGAACCTGTAGccaagaagaagagaggag gtgGACGTAAGCCCAAGACACACCAGCCTTCTTCCAATGGCTCCTTCGATCTGGGCATCAAGAAGAGGCCGAGGGAGGGTAAAG GTAACACCACCTACCTGTGGGAGtttctgctggagctgctgcaggataAAAACACCTGTCCCAGATACATCAAGTGGATGCAGAGAGAGAAGGGCATCTTCAAACTGGTCGACTCCAAGGCCGTGTCCAAACTgtgggggaaacacaaaaacaagcctGACATGAACTACGAGACTATGGGCCGGGCCCTGAG GTATTACTACCAGCGTGGCATCCTCGCCAAAGTGGAGGGTCAGCGGCTGGCCTaccagttcaaagacatgcccAAAAACATACGAGTGATCGACGATGATGAGGAGGCCGAGATGGTGGAGGACAGCGAGACCATGGTGTCCAGTCAGCACCCGGCTCGCCAGCAGGGCCAGATCAGCCTGGGCACCAATTCCCCTGCCGCCACCCAGCCTCAGCAGACATATGTGACTGTCATCCCCAGCAACGCCACTACCAG GCCTATCCGAGCCATGCCAGTGGTCATGACCAACTCATTAGGTCAAGTGACATTAAACTCTCCACCCATCCTCACCACTACCACCGGCGTCCCAGTGACTGTAGCGAGCACCTCCACCAGCACTGCCCCCAAACTGGTGATCCAGGCACTGCCCACCATGCTGCCTGCTGGCTCCAAAGCAGGAGAGAAGATCACCATCATCACAATCCCAGCCAACCAGCTGGCCACACTCATGCAGGCCAACCCATCAGGCCAGGTCACGCAGCTCATCCAGGCTAAACCTATCACCACACAGCTAGCGCAGGCCACCGTCAAACCGCAGCTCATCCTGGCCAAACCGGCTGCAGTGGCCCAGGCGCTGCCACAGCTCTCTGTCCAGGTGGGCCAGCCTCAGTCTGCCCCTACCGAAACCCCCATCCAGCCCCAAAAGCTTTCCACCAGTCAGCCAGAAGCAGCACTATCAGAGGTGCCAGCAGAGGCTCTGCCCCCCTCCAGCTCGCCAGCGGCATCAGTGGAAAAACCATCGTCCTGA